In Flavobacterium cerinum, one genomic interval encodes:
- the aroQ gene encoding type II 3-dehydroquinate dehydratase, whose translation MRLIIINGPNLNLLGKREPEIYGSQTFEDYFEILQNRFPNISLEYYQSNIEGELISKIQEKGFDFDGIILNAGAYTHTSIGIGDAIKAVTTPVIEVHISNTFSRESFRHQSYISPNANGIIIGFGLKSYDLAIQSFL comes from the coding sequence ATGAGACTCATTATTATTAATGGCCCTAATTTAAATCTGTTAGGAAAACGGGAACCGGAAATTTACGGCTCTCAAACATTTGAAGACTATTTCGAAATTCTGCAAAACCGCTTCCCGAATATCAGCCTGGAATATTATCAAAGTAATATTGAGGGGGAACTAATCTCGAAAATTCAGGAAAAAGGATTTGATTTTGACGGAATCATCTTGAATGCCGGTGCTTATACCCATACCTCAATCGGAATTGGCGATGCTATTAAAGCCGTGACTACTCCGGTAATTGAGGTTCATATTTCCAATACTTTTTCCCGCGAAAGTTTTCGCCATCAATCTTATATTTCACCGAATGCTAACGGTATTATTATCGGATTCGGATTAAAGAGTTACGACCTGGCGATACAATCTTTTTTATAA
- a CDS encoding porin family protein produces the protein MKKNLLFLVVFTLFCTPFYAQMIQFGVKAGVNFANFTGGDVEGYDFKTITSYHAGIVSEIKLLENLSIQPELLYSTQGAKLEGLGEQIKNELGYISIPVLAKFYLTSNKLSLELGPQASFLVSERNKVSTNDSKSFDFAVAGGLSYKITNSIFIQGRYALGLTEVSKDADVKNSTIQFSLGYLF, from the coding sequence ATGAAAAAAAACCTGTTGTTTTTAGTAGTATTCACCTTATTTTGTACTCCTTTTTACGCCCAAATGATCCAATTTGGTGTAAAAGCCGGAGTGAATTTTGCTAATTTTACCGGTGGCGATGTAGAAGGTTACGACTTTAAAACCATTACAAGCTATCATGCCGGAATTGTATCGGAGATTAAATTACTAGAAAACCTTTCCATCCAACCTGAGCTTTTATATTCTACTCAAGGAGCGAAACTGGAAGGATTAGGGGAGCAGATTAAAAATGAATTGGGCTATATTTCCATACCGGTATTGGCTAAATTCTACTTAACCTCAAACAAACTTAGTCTTGAATTGGGACCGCAAGCGTCTTTCCTTGTAAGCGAACGCAATAAGGTTAGTACTAATGATTCCAAATCGTTTGACTTTGCCGTGGCCGGTGGTTTGAGTTATAAAATAACCAATAGTATTTTTATACAAGGGCGATATGCTCTCGGTCTGACCGAAGTTTCTAAAGATGCTGATGTCAAAAACTCGACTATTCAGTTTTCTTTAGGCTACCTATTTTAG
- a CDS encoding outer membrane beta-barrel protein — MKKIILTVAAVFAFGFANAQEEAKGEGFSKGDVFISGSVGFGTTKTGDAKNNSFDISPRAAYFVTENIAVGVKLGYTSEKDEPNALTETKTDKFTVGAFGRYYFTPASKFSMFGQLGFDYNNSKVKTTTGGVSAEGKVNGFDVALAPGISYFVSKNFALEATFGELAYKTSKPDADGAESTNNFGLNVNMASIKLGLVYKF, encoded by the coding sequence ATGAAAAAGATTATTTTAACAGTAGCAGCAGTATTCGCTTTCGGATTTGCTAACGCTCAGGAAGAAGCTAAAGGTGAAGGTTTCTCTAAAGGAGATGTATTCATTTCTGGTTCTGTAGGTTTTGGTACTACAAAAACTGGTGATGCTAAAAACAACTCTTTCGATATTTCTCCAAGAGCTGCTTACTTCGTAACTGAGAACATTGCAGTTGGAGTAAAACTTGGATATACTTCTGAGAAAGATGAGCCAAACGCTTTAACTGAAACTAAAACTGATAAATTTACAGTTGGTGCTTTCGGTAGATACTACTTCACTCCAGCTTCTAAATTTTCTATGTTCGGTCAATTAGGATTTGACTATAACAACAGTAAAGTTAAAACTACTACAGGTGGTGTTTCTGCTGAAGGAAAAGTAAACGGATTTGACGTTGCTTTAGCTCCGGGTATTAGCTATTTCGTATCTAAAAACTTCGCTTTAGAAGCTACTTTTGGTGAATTAGCATACAAAACTTCTAAGCCAGATGCTGATGGTGCTGAGTCTACAAATAACTTCGGTTTAAATGTAAACATGGCTAGCATTAAATTAGGTTTAGTTTACAAATTCTAA